From one Mya arenaria isolate MELC-2E11 chromosome 4, ASM2691426v1 genomic stretch:
- the LOC128230746 gene encoding uncharacterized protein LOC128230746: protein MERQTSSEQHLRDGKRTLNTLRVRDGNTDPVLSNIYGMENGPRIRCVLIGSSSRRLQPRWFVSNSWLRYSTSKDSVYCGPCRFFGPQGGDSKEKAFGVSPINDWSNLGKLVTRHQALKSLQNTIILCGKQGLALRGHGEDDGNFVKLLEYRSKDNGLLRDHMLKKETTNKYTSPEIQNALIQICGEIIVGDIVRDCNKSPCFGFITDEATDCSTTEQMALCVRFYEVDKCITKEKFLGFAECGATTGKALTDKFLHNLTEKGIVIQNMRGQGYDGAANMSGKYRGVHARVREIIPDAVYTHCKVHSLNLCIIHACKEPLVRNVMDTIQTIAFAFDYSAKRLTAFNDALNNDELAKGEMDRRRKLKRCDCDLLVAVEESKVVKTMINQERNDQAVWDALFESAIYIAQHNDIEPSFPRVEQRQCHRSNKEADDPSSYWRKNMFLPFIDHLYTELDERLINAEPRYSAQYLLPKRLNQLSEALVDSVFDSYSRDLQLTKMMFHREVQRWRTRWVIVDDAQKPSDLSDTIRTAHQDLYPGIHKVLCVLVSMPVSTATAERSFSVMRRVKTYLRNTMTTSRLSGLGLLNVYREKILDSELVLDIFARRKNRKLALVFQ, encoded by the exons ATGGAAAGACAGACCAGTTCCGAGCAACATTTACGAGATGGAAAACGGACCCTGAatacgttgcgtgtacgggatggaaatacggacccagTTCTGAGCAACATTTATGGGATGGAAAACGGACCCCGAatacgttgcgt ACTCATTGGATCAAGCTCAAGGCGGTTGCAGCCTCGCTGGTTCGTATCAAACAGTTGGTTGAGGTATTCAACAAGCAAGGATAGTGTGTATTGTGGGCCATGTCGTTTTTTTGGTCCGCAAGGTGGAGATTCGAAGGAAAAGGCGTTCGGGGTATCGCCAATCAACGACTGGAGCAACCTAGGAAAGCTGGTTACAAGGCACCAGGCGTTGAAATCGCTCCAAA ACACCATTATCCTTTGTGGAAAGCAGGGCCTAGCATTGAGAGGTCACGGAGAAGATGATGGAAACTTTGTGAAGTTGCTTGAGTACAGAAGTAAGGATAATGGGCTTTTACGTGACCACATGCTGAAAAAGGAAACCACAAATAAGTATACCTCTCCTGAAATTCAGAATGCGCTAATTCAGATATGTGGAGAAATCATTGTTGGAGATATTGTGAGAGACTGTAACAAAAGCCCATGTTTTGGATTTATTACAGACGAAGCTACTGACTGTAGCACAACTGAACAAATGGCTTTATGTGTCCGTTTCTACGAAGTTGATAAATGCATCACCAAGGAAAAATTCTTGGGTTTCGCGGAGTGCGGCGCAACAACAGGAAAGGCCCTCACAGATAAGTTCCTCCATAATTTGACTGAAAAGGGAATTGTGATACAAAACATGAGAGGACAGGGGTATGATGGCGCGGCAAATATGAGTGGGAAGTACCGTGGTGTGCATGCCCGTGTAAGAGAGATTATACCAGATGCGGTCTACACTCACTGCAAGGTACACAGCCTTAACCTCTGTATCATCCACGCCTGCAAAGAACCACTAGTTCGGAATGTTAtggacacaatacaaacaatagcaTTTGCCTTCGACTACTCAGCAAAGAGATTGACAGCTTTCAATGACGCATTGAATAACGACGAGCTAGCGAAAGGAGAAATGGACAGACGAAGGAAGCTAAAACGTTGT GACTGTGACCTTCTCGTCGCTGTAGAAGAGTCAAAGGTTGTGAAGACAATGATCAACCAAGAAAGAAATGACCAAGCAGTATGGGACGCCCTCTTCGAAAGTGCCATTTACATTGCCCAACACAATGACATTGAGCCATCTTTTCCCAGAGTTGAGCAAAGGCAATGCCATCGCTCGAATAAAGAAGCAGATGACCCAAGTTCTTACTGGAGAAAAAACATGTTCCTGCCATTTATTGATCATCTGTATACAGAATTGGATGAACGTCTTATTAATGCAGAACCACGCTACTCGGCGCAGTATCTTCTCCCGAAGCGACTTAACCAGCTGTCGGAGGCGTTGGTCGACTCTGTATTTGATTCATACAGCCGAGATCTCCAGCTCACGAAGATGATGTTTCACAGAGAAGTTCAAAGATGGAGAACGAG ATGGGTCATTGTTGATGACGCACAAAAGCCCTCCGATTTGTCTGACACAATCAGGACCGCTCACCAAGACCTATATCCAGGCATTCACAAGGTGCTGTGCGTTCTCGTCAGCATGCCTGTTTCCACAGCAACTGCAGAGCGATCGTTCAGTGTCATGAGGAGAGTTAAAACCTACCTACGCAacactatgaccaccagtagATTGTCGGGTCTAGgtttattgaatgtttatagAGAGAAAATACTTGACAGTGAACTTGTGTTGGATATTTTCGCAAGACGCAAAAACAGGAAACTAGCGCTGGTGTTCCAGTGA